GGTGCTGGCGGCCATGCGTCGCACGGCCGCGGTGGAGTCGGTGAATTTCTCGACCGTCGGGCAGAACCTGGGTGATCCGGCCGACGGCCTCACCCACGCGTACTGCGTGGGGATCGCCGACCTCGACGCCCTCGAGCGGTATCTCCACGATCCGGTGCATCTGGCCGGGGATCCGGAGATCGTGCCGCATTTCGCGAAACTGGTGATCGGGCCGGATCTTTCGGACGATCCGGATCCGGAGCTGGGCGCGAAGATCGAGGCGTTGCATCGGCGGAAGGTCGCCGCGTATCCGGAGTGGGAGGCGCTGATGGCGACCGTTCCCGAGGTGGTTTTCGCCTGAGAGGCCGGGGCGGGAACGACGCGTCCCCCGGGGAGCGCTGGCGCGGATCCCCGGGGGACGGTCACATCTGCCTATATAGCTATCTGCTCGGCGAGCTTCGGGTGAATCAGCCGGATTCGCCGTCGCGATGCTCTCGCGAGAG
This sequence is a window from Nocardia yunnanensis. Protein-coding genes within it:
- a CDS encoding Dabb family protein — translated: MIVHVLRFRFREETTDAQRDAVLAAMRRTAAVESVNFSTVGQNLGDPADGLTHAYCVGIADLDALERYLHDPVHLAGDPEIVPHFAKLVIGPDLSDDPDPELGAKIEALHRRKVAAYPEWEALMATVPEVVFA